One Desulforhopalus sp. DNA segment encodes these proteins:
- a CDS encoding flavodoxin domain-containing protein, whose amino-acid sequence MTQALLVYSTRNGETMKIAELIAEGLRFSGATVTLKDVGEIKQATDLAGFDIYAFGSSTYHGEMMQRMKTFLFLAEKADLRDKVGGAFGAFGWSGEAAERIFDTMKNIYSMNMVSTPLMLKGSEIDGGIKVAHAYGKELAAKVA is encoded by the coding sequence ATGACCCAGGCACTTCTTGTCTACTCAACTCGCAACGGTGAAACCATGAAGATTGCCGAGCTTATTGCCGAAGGATTGCGATTCTCAGGTGCGACCGTCACCCTGAAAGACGTTGGCGAGATCAAGCAGGCAACGGACCTTGCCGGTTTCGATATCTACGCCTTCGGCTCGTCGACCTACCACGGCGAGATGATGCAGAGGATGAAAACCTTCCTGTTTCTCGCTGAAAAAGCCGATCTCAGGGATAAGGTCGGCGGGGCCTTTGGCGCCTTTGGCTGGAGTGGCGAAGCGGCGGAACGGATCTTCGACACGATGAAAAACATCTACAGCATGAATATGGTCAGCACCCCGCTGATGCTAAAAGGCAGTGAAATCGATGGTGGTATCAAAGTCGCCCACGCCTACGGCAAAGAACTCGCTGCCAAGGTTGCATAA